One genomic segment of Burkholderiaceae bacterium includes these proteins:
- a CDS encoding MaoC family dehydratase N-terminal domain-containing protein: protein MAAMTEPTIDTALLAHLQTWQGKSDTLSDSFTAVPVAALSATLDRDDPAPAMGTVVPPLWHWLYFLPHARASEIGPDGHPKRGGFLPPVPLPRRMWAGGRLRWEPANPLCVGQQVQRRSSIRSVKHKAGRSGELLFVLVEHQYHNARGLALTEEHDIVYRSAAEPPAPTLGTDVSSLPPEGALAARGGPSPLAGDPAPQPQKPPLAGQAAWSRSVTADAVLLFRYSALTFNGHRIHYDRPYVTGVEGYPGLIVHGPLIATLLLDLLRRQMPDAQVAAFDFRAVRPTFDTHPFSVHGKPSADGKTIELWAQDHEGWLTMQALATLA from the coding sequence ATGGCGGCCATGACCGAACCCACCATCGACACCGCCCTGCTCGCCCACCTGCAGACCTGGCAGGGCAAGAGCGACACCCTGAGCGACAGCTTCACGGCCGTGCCCGTGGCCGCGCTGTCGGCCACGCTGGACCGCGACGACCCGGCGCCCGCCATGGGCACCGTGGTGCCGCCGCTATGGCACTGGCTGTACTTTCTGCCGCATGCGCGCGCCAGCGAGATCGGGCCCGATGGGCATCCGAAGCGCGGCGGCTTCTTGCCGCCGGTGCCGCTGCCGCGGCGCATGTGGGCCGGCGGGCGCCTGCGCTGGGAGCCGGCGAACCCGCTGTGCGTAGGCCAGCAGGTGCAGCGCCGCTCGAGCATCCGGTCCGTCAAGCACAAGGCAGGCCGCTCGGGCGAGCTGCTGTTCGTGCTGGTGGAGCACCAGTACCACAACGCCCGCGGCCTGGCGCTGACCGAGGAGCACGACATCGTCTACCGCTCGGCTGCAGAACCACCTGCCCCCACGCTCGGCACTGACGTGTCCTCGCTGCCCCCCGAGGGGGCCCTCGCGGCTAGGGGCGGCCCGTCGCCGCTCGCGGGCGACCCGGCACCGCAGCCGCAAAAGCCGCCGCTGGCTGGCCAGGCCGCCTGGTCGCGCAGCGTGACGGCCGATGCGGTGCTGCTGTTCCGCTACTCGGCGCTGACCTTCAACGGCCACCGCATCCACTACGACCGCCCGTACGTGACCGGGGTCGAGGGCTACCCCGGCCTGATCGTGCATGGCCCGCTGATCGCCACGCTGCTGCTGGACCTGCTGCGCCGCCAGATGCCCGATGCACAGGTGGCGGCCTTCGACTTCCGCGCCGTGCGCCCCACGTTCGATACGCACCCGTTCAGCGTGCACGGCAAGCCCTCCGCCGACGGCAAGACCATCGAGCTGTGGGCCCAGGACCACGAGGGCTGGCTGACCATGCAGGCCTTGGCCACCCTGGCATAA